CGTGGCCATCGTGGAACGGATGATGCCGCGGCGGAGCTTCGTCGGCTCCTCGGCGGAGACGGCCGGCGAGATCGAGGCCTCGCTGGAATCGCAGCTCCAGTTCCTGGAGGCGCGCCTGGACGGCCGCGACTTCCTGATGGGTTCGCGGCCCTGCCTGGGCGATTTCGGACTGTTCTCCCAGCTCTACGAAGCCTCGACCGACCCGACCGCGGGGTCGCTCATGCGCGACATCGCGCCGGGGACGCTGAAATGGATCGAGCGGATGCTGGACCCGACCGACGCCGGCGAGTGGGAAAGCTACGAGCAGACGGCGGAGGGCCTGCGGCCGCTGCTGGAGCGCGAGATCGGCGGACGGTTCCTGCCCTGGAGCGACGCCAATGCCGAAGCGCTGGCCCGCGGCGACAACGTGCTGGAGGTGGAACTGCCGAAAGGCCCCTTCCGCCAGCAGCCGCAGAAGTACCACGCGCGTTCGCTGAAGGTGCTGAAGGACAGATATGCGGCGGTCGCCGGCGACAGGGCTCTCGACGGCCTGCTGGCGGACACCGGCTGCCTGGACTGGCTCAGGAAACCGATGCCTTCCTAGTCCTGGTCCCGCTCGGCCTCGTGGTGGGCGGTCATGCCGAGCGCCGATTTGTAGAGCTCCAGAACCGCTTCCTGTTCCTGGCGGTCGCCGTTCTCCATCTTCCGCAGCCGCACAACCTGGCGCATGATCTTGGTGTCGAAGCCGTGGGCCTTGGCTTCGGCGTAGACCTCGCGGATATCCTGGCCCATCGCGGCCTTTTCCTCCTCCAGGCGCTCGATGCGTTCGATCAACTGGCGCAACTGATCCGCGGCGATGACGTCGCTCATGACTGGTTCCCCGATGGCTGGACGATTTGCAGGCGGCGGACATTAGCGAGGCAGCGGACGGCGCTCAACCGAGAAGTCCGTAAAGCGCGATGGCCGACAGGAAAACCATGGCGACGCGGCGGTAGAGCCGCTCCGACGACTGCCGGAACAGCCGGCCGCCCAGCCACGCGCCGGCCAGGTAGGGCGGGCAGAGCAACGCGCCGAGCACGGCGTACTCCGCGATGAACGCGCCGCCCAGCCACAGCGCGAACGGCGTGATCGCCTCCAGGATGGCGAAGTAGACGATGATGTTGGCGCGCACCCGCCGCGCCGGATCGTCGCCGGCCATCATGTAGATCAGCACCGGGGGACCGCCCACGCTGGTCGACGTGAGCAGCGCGCCCGACGCCGCGCCGACGCCGATGGTCACGGGCAGGCGCTTCGGCCCCCGATAGCGCCAGCCGACCGCCAGCACCAGGACGAAGAGCAGCACCAGGCCGGCGACGAACCTGGCGATGATCTCGGGCTCGACCGTGACCAGAGCCCAGATACCGAGAGGCATGCCGACGAGCGCCGCCAGGGTCACCGGACCGACGAAGCGCCACTGCACGTCGGGCAGAGCGCGCGGCACGAGCTGCACGCTGACCGCCACCTCCATCACCGCGATCGCCAGCACCGCCGTCGCCGGGCCGTAGAAATGCGCCAGCAGGGGCGAGAGCACCATGGCCGAGCCGAAGCCGGCGAAGCCCCGCATCAGCCCGGCCATTGCGGCGAAGCCCGCCATGATCCAGAACAGGGCGTCGAACTCGGGCATCCGATTGTCTCCGGCGCGCGTAGGAATGTCCCGGTGGCCCGTCCGGGACGGCAAGGGCGGCAATGTCGATCACGAAAAGGGCGCGATGACGATGGAACGGACGCATATGCCCGAAGGGCATCCGGAGATCAATCAGGGCCGGATCGGCGTCTTGCTGGTCAATCTCGGCACGCCAGACGGCGCGGACGTCCCCTCCGTGCGCCGCTATCTCAGGGAGTTCCTCGGCGATCCGCGGGTGATCGAGGTGCCGCGCGCCATCTGGTTCGTCATCCTCAACCTGTTCATCCTCACCCTCCGCCCGCCGAAGACGGCGCGCGCCTACCGCAAGGTCTGGGTGATCGAAACCGACGAGGGACCGCTGCGCTACCACACCCGGCGGCTGACCGAGGCGCTGGCCGGCCGCTTCGAGGGCGGCCGCGTCGCCGTCGACCACGCCATGCGCTATGGCAATCCGTCGATCCCGGACGTTTTGACACGGCTCAAGGCCGGGGGCTGCGACCGCATCCTGGTGGCGCCGCTCTACCCGCAGTACAGTGCTACGACCACGGCGACCGTCGTCGACAAGGTCGGCGAGGCGCTCCGCGGCATGCGCTGGCAGCCGACCATCCGCGTCGTCCCGCCCTATTACGACGATCCCGCTCATATCGAGGCGCTGGCGAAATCGATCGAGGCGGATTTCGCCGCCCATGGCCGCCCGGATGCGCTGGTCGCCTCCTTTC
The sequence above is drawn from the Minwuia thermotolerans genome and encodes:
- a CDS encoding DUF2312 domain-containing protein yields the protein MSDVIAADQLRQLIERIERLEEEKAAMGQDIREVYAEAKAHGFDTKIMRQVVRLRKMENGDRQEQEAVLELYKSALGMTAHHEAERDQD
- the hemH gene encoding ferrochelatase; the protein is MSRWPVRDGKGGNVDHEKGAMTMERTHMPEGHPEINQGRIGVLLVNLGTPDGADVPSVRRYLREFLGDPRVIEVPRAIWFVILNLFILTLRPPKTARAYRKVWVIETDEGPLRYHTRRLTEALAGRFEGGRVAVDHAMRYGNPSIPDVLTRLKAGGCDRILVAPLYPQYSATTTATVVDKVGEALRGMRWQPTIRVVPPYYDDPAHIEALAKSIEADFAAHGRPDALVASFHGLPKDYFEKGDPYHCHCAKTARLLRERLGMGSEDFRLTFQSRFGPREWLQPYTDETLAALPAEGARSVAAVMPGFPADCVETLEEIAIEGRKTFEDAGGTAFRTIPCLNDSDVHVDMMETIVRRELGGWL
- a CDS encoding glutathione S-transferase family protein, producing MPETYRIFGSELSPYSVKIRSWFRYKGLPHVWTPRTEANMAEFEKYAALPLIPLVVTPEDEGMQDSTPIIESLEKRHPQPPTDPADPRLRFLSRLIEEYADEWGNKPMFHYRWAFAADAESTGLRIARQMLGDDAGDEAVRNRAVAIVERMMPRRSFVGSSAETAGEIEASLESQLQFLEARLDGRDFLMGSRPCLGDFGLFSQLYEASTDPTAGSLMRDIAPGTLKWIERMLDPTDAGEWESYEQTAEGLRPLLEREIGGRFLPWSDANAEALARGDNVLEVELPKGPFRQQPQKYHARSLKVLKDRYAAVAGDRALDGLLADTGCLDWLRKPMPS
- a CDS encoding sulfite exporter TauE/SafE family protein translates to MPEFDALFWIMAGFAAMAGLMRGFAGFGSAMVLSPLLAHFYGPATAVLAIAVMEVAVSVQLVPRALPDVQWRFVGPVTLAALVGMPLGIWALVTVEPEIIARFVAGLVLLFVLVLAVGWRYRGPKRLPVTIGVGAASGALLTSTSVGGPPVLIYMMAGDDPARRVRANIIVYFAILEAITPFALWLGGAFIAEYAVLGALLCPPYLAGAWLGGRLFRQSSERLYRRVAMVFLSAIALYGLLG